One Clostridia bacterium DNA window includes the following coding sequences:
- a CDS encoding HDIG domain-containing protein, with product MISTPKKKGSFFQGIKVIWQNRQVKKIGWFLAFFLGILSIFALHFFPDNLPVHEGQVSPKTIKAPQTITFEDTKKTEERRRLAEERIEEVYLLDGSVLMKMEEELSQVFENLITVLADEKLSNLEKMEFLKSEYNLAESAVRALVSLDSSTLKTLFIEAEEILRNHWQTGVRDFEVDEKKAMIYTQIDLLNITTPYKNLLKAVFNKVEFKPNYLKDETATRRAKEEASRDEGVVMVTVRKGQKIVGEGEIVTAEHLDVLQALGYKKSSAPYLALLGIGLFMILVFVLTNFYWQHYRRDLARAEVNYVLLGLLVFIILLLAKVISAINISSNPEIAEMVGYLIPVAAVSMLIAFLLDATLAIFMTILLAFFIGFLTGNQLPFTINAFIGGLVGIYSVSKFNQRFDWVKAGLFIACAQVVCIVSLGLLNNNQGMVLLIGAGFGVINGIFSSIFAYGSLPFLESAFEITTSARLLELANPNQPLLKRLLLEAPGTYHHSILVGNLGEAAADLIGADSLLVRVGAYYHDLGKLKRPYFFIENQLGGENPHDKLSPSLSTLIITSHLKDGVEIAKENNLPAVVIDLIAQHHGTSLVSYFYHQALENDDSQQIDEAEYRYLGPKPQTKEAAIIMLADSVEAAVRSMPAPSSGKIEGLVRKILKERLTDGQLEESPLTFKDLDLIAVAFTRILNGIFHKRIEYPENVLKAIKGGSSGNADTDLQSARKGSLSTSVSEND from the coding sequence ATGATTTCAACTCCTAAAAAGAAGGGCTCTTTTTTTCAGGGGATTAAAGTAATCTGGCAAAACCGGCAGGTTAAAAAAATAGGTTGGTTTTTGGCTTTTTTTCTAGGAATCTTAAGTATATTTGCTCTGCATTTTTTCCCGGATAATCTTCCGGTTCACGAAGGACAAGTTTCTCCTAAAACAATTAAGGCACCCCAAACCATTACTTTTGAAGATACCAAGAAAACAGAAGAACGACGGCGTTTGGCTGAAGAAAGAATTGAAGAAGTTTATTTATTAGATGGTAGTGTTTTAATGAAAATGGAGGAAGAGTTAAGTCAAGTTTTTGAAAATTTAATTACAGTTTTGGCAGATGAAAAATTATCAAACTTAGAAAAAATGGAGTTTTTAAAAAGTGAATATAATTTAGCGGAAAGTGCGGTTAGGGCTTTAGTTTCTTTAGATAGTTCTACGTTGAAAACTTTATTTATTGAAGCAGAAGAAATTTTAAGAAATCATTGGCAAACAGGTGTTAGGGATTTTGAAGTAGATGAAAAAAAAGCGATGATTTATACTCAAATAGATTTATTGAATATAACGACACCTTATAAGAATCTTTTAAAAGCAGTTTTCAACAAAGTTGAATTTAAACCTAATTATTTAAAAGATGAAACTGCTACCCGCAGGGCCAAGGAAGAGGCTTCACGTGATGAAGGTGTAGTGATGGTAACTGTTCGTAAAGGACAAAAAATTGTGGGTGAAGGGGAAATTGTTACTGCAGAGCATCTAGATGTATTACAGGCTTTGGGTTATAAAAAATCATCGGCCCCTTATTTAGCTCTTTTGGGAATTGGTTTATTTATGATTTTGGTATTTGTCTTGACAAATTTTTATTGGCAGCATTATCGACGTGATTTAGCACGGGCGGAAGTAAATTATGTTTTATTAGGTCTTTTGGTGTTCATAATTTTACTTTTAGCTAAGGTGATTTCGGCAATTAATATTAGTTCTAATCCGGAAATAGCGGAAATGGTGGGCTATTTAATTCCTGTAGCTGCTGTATCTATGTTGATTGCTTTTCTTTTGGATGCTACTTTGGCTATTTTTATGACTATTCTTTTAGCATTTTTTATTGGTTTTTTAACTGGAAATCAACTGCCTTTTACGATTAATGCTTTTATAGGTGGTTTGGTGGGTATTTATAGTGTTAGTAAATTTAATCAAAGGTTTGACTGGGTAAAAGCAGGTTTATTTATTGCTTGTGCCCAGGTGGTGTGTATTGTTTCTTTGGGTCTTTTAAACAATAATCAGGGTATGGTTTTACTAATCGGTGCAGGTTTTGGTGTGATTAATGGTATTTTTTCCTCAATTTTCGCTTATGGTAGTTTACCTTTTTTGGAATCAGCTTTTGAAATTACTACTAGTGCTCGTCTTTTGGAATTGGCTAATCCCAATCAGCCATTGTTAAAAAGACTACTGTTAGAAGCCCCAGGAACTTATCATCATAGTATTTTAGTAGGTAATTTAGGTGAAGCTGCAGCAGATTTAATTGGTGCAGATTCATTATTAGTTAGGGTTGGTGCTTATTATCATGATTTAGGTAAATTGAAAAGACCTTATTTCTTCATTGAGAATCAATTGGGTGGTGAAAATCCTCATGATAAACTTTCACCCTCTTTGAGTACTTTAATTATCACTTCACATTTAAAAGATGGTGTAGAAATTGCTAAGGAAAATAATTTGCCTGCTGTAGTTATTGATTTAATTGCTCAACATCATGGTACTAGTTTGGTTTCCTATTTTTATCATCAGGCTTTGGAAAATGATGATTCCCAACAAATTGATGAGGCGGAATATCGTTATCTAGGTCCTAAACCACAAACAAAAGAAGCAGCTATTATTATGTTGGCAGATAGTGTAGAAGCAGCTGTGCGTTCCATGCCAGCACCAAGTAGTGGGAAAATAGAAGGCTTGGTACGTAAGATTTTGAAAGAACGTTTAACAGATGGCCAATTAGAAGAATCACCATTAACTTTTAAAGATCTCGATTTAATTGCGGTGGCTTTTACACGAATTTTAAATGGTATTTTTCATAAACGTATTGAGTATCCCGAAAATGTATTGAAAGCCATCAAAGGAGGTTCTTCTGGAAATGCAGATACAGATTTGCAATCAGCAAGAAAAGGTTCCTTATCTACCTCAGTATCGGAAAATGATTGA
- the ybeY gene encoding rRNA maturation RNase YbeY — protein MIELISREIAKRFSLAENIEVSITLADDILMRQLNKEYRDQDESTDVLSFAFRENEMPSVPGLELLGEIVLSLEQVKKQASEQKHSFLEELALLVVHGYLHLLGYDHLVENEAREMRKIEKEILAVLPFVEFL, from the coding sequence ATGATTGAGCTGATAAGTCGGGAAATAGCTAAACGGTTTTCTTTAGCAGAAAATATTGAAGTAAGTATAACCTTAGCAGATGATATCTTGATGCGGCAATTAAATAAAGAGTATCGGGATCAAGATGAATCTACAGATGTTCTTTCTTTTGCTTTTCGGGAAAATGAAATGCCATCAGTGCCGGGATTAGAATTATTGGGAGAAATAGTTTTGTCGTTGGAACAGGTGAAAAAACAGGCTAGTGAACAAAAGCATAGTTTTTTGGAAGAATTGGCTCTTTTAGTAGTACATGGTTATTTGCATCTTTTGGGATATGATCATTTAGTGGAAAATGAAGCTCGGGAAATGAGAAAAATAGAAAAAGAAATTCTTGCGGTTTTACCTTTTGTGGAATTTCTTTAG
- a CDS encoding HlyC/CorC family transporter, whose product MSQLQGLQLIILFMLLLLSAFFSASETALFSTKRLKIRHLAEEGNRQAILTNRLLEQAGKSIATILIGNNLVNIGATALATVLAISFFGSSGAGIATLVMTILVLVFGEITPKTLAARHAEKTALRFSPYIYALGKVLAPFIYIFNSVTGFLVRIIDGPEEEEHFVTEEDLRILVNVGEKEGLLDQVEREMIDSIFEFDDTQVREIMVPRLDIDAVEVGETLENTIKLVLQAGRSRIPVYQASIDEIIGVIYAKDLLKFFGEPERKGLKLAEIMRQPYYVPESKKVRDLFTELSKEKVHMAIVLDEYGSTAGLVTIEDAIEEIMGDIQDEYDQEEKLIELLADGVYLVDGRTPIDEINQMIGLNLPDDEFETITGYVFHHWGRLPEEGQIIKINNLEIKIDQISGGRIGKLILRKI is encoded by the coding sequence TTGTCTCAGCTACAAGGTCTGCAGTTAATAATTTTATTTATGTTATTATTGCTTTCGGCCTTTTTTTCTGCTTCGGAAACAGCCCTTTTTTCCACTAAACGTTTAAAAATTCGTCATTTGGCTGAAGAGGGTAATCGTCAGGCAATATTAACTAATCGTTTATTGGAACAGGCGGGGAAATCGATTGCCACGATTTTGATTGGTAATAATTTGGTGAATATCGGGGCAACAGCTTTGGCTACTGTTTTGGCGATCAGTTTTTTTGGTAGTTCCGGGGCGGGGATTGCTACTTTAGTGATGACTATTTTAGTACTTGTTTTTGGAGAAATTACTCCTAAAACATTGGCGGCTAGACATGCCGAGAAGACGGCCCTGCGTTTTAGCCCCTATATTTATGCTTTGGGTAAAGTGTTGGCTCCTTTTATTTATATTTTTAATTCTGTAACTGGTTTTTTAGTAAGAATTATTGACGGACCGGAAGAGGAAGAACATTTTGTAACAGAAGAAGATTTACGAATTTTGGTTAATGTGGGTGAAAAAGAAGGTCTACTTGATCAGGTGGAGCGGGAAATGATTGATAGTATTTTTGAATTTGATGATACTCAAGTGAGGGAAATTATGGTGCCTCGTTTGGATATCGATGCTGTTGAGGTCGGTGAGACTCTAGAAAATACTATTAAACTGGTTTTACAAGCTGGTCGGTCGCGGATTCCGGTTTATCAAGCTAGTATTGATGAAATTATTGGTGTAATCTATGCTAAAGATCTTTTGAAATTTTTTGGTGAACCGGAAAGGAAAGGGTTAAAACTAGCCGAGATTATGCGGCAGCCTTATTATGTTCCTGAAAGTAAAAAGGTTCGTGACTTATTTACTGAATTAAGTAAAGAAAAGGTGCATATGGCTATTGTCCTTGATGAATATGGAAGTACGGCAGGCCTAGTAACCATTGAAGATGCCATTGAGGAAATTATGGGTGATATTCAGGATGAATATGATCAGGAGGAAAAACTGATTGAATTATTGGCTGATGGTGTTTATTTGGTTGATGGCCGTACCCCGATTGATGAAATTAATCAGATGATAGGTCTTAATTTGCCTGATGATGAATTTGAAACAATTACTGGTTATGTTTTTCATCATTGGGGACGCTTACCGGAAGAAGGTCAAATAATTAAAATAAATAATTTAGAAATAAAAATTGACCAAATTTCGGGGGGCCGAATTGGTAAATTAATTTTGCGTAAAATTTAG
- a CDS encoding DUF3048 domain-containing protein: MKNKQAVFWGICFFVLSILLGLALKPIVHFFSSGENVFFRESEITEMEDLQQGEYLFKGWQKKNRQRALVVILDNTVYGRPQAGLEKADVIVEFPVEGGLTRLAAIISTDNLDLLGPIRSARSYFVDLAKEYRGILIHAGGSTEALQKIAAEQVDHFDEIYGGTQVSGCFWRFPDRERPYNLFTSSDVLRQTAKKLNLPRSPQPPKRTMLTSETEIKGENAKTITVFYAHKDSMANFVYQQERQVFERFTADNEPYLTYAGEHLQVANVIVQIVPYCYTDGDGHLQLIMHGEGQALIFRQGKVVEGVWRKKPDGFTEFVDSHGKTIPLIEGPTWISVVPRGMRIDY, from the coding sequence ATGAAAAATAAGCAAGCTGTTTTCTGGGGGATTTGTTTTTTCGTTTTAAGTATCCTTTTAGGTTTGGCTTTAAAACCGATTGTGCATTTTTTTTCCTCGGGGGAAAATGTGTTTTTTCGTGAAAGTGAAATAACAGAAATGGAAGATTTGCAGCAAGGGGAATATCTGTTTAAAGGTTGGCAGAAGAAAAACCGACAAAGGGCTTTAGTGGTGATTTTGGATAATACTGTTTATGGTAGACCACAAGCTGGTTTGGAAAAAGCGGATGTGATAGTTGAATTTCCGGTGGAAGGTGGTTTAACACGCCTAGCGGCCATTATTAGTACCGATAATTTGGATTTGTTAGGTCCAATTCGGAGTGCCCGTTCTTATTTTGTTGACTTAGCCAAAGAATATCGGGGTATTTTAATTCATGCTGGGGGTTCGACAGAGGCACTGCAAAAAATAGCAGCTGAACAGGTAGATCATTTTGATGAAATTTATGGTGGTACTCAGGTTAGTGGTTGTTTTTGGCGGTTCCCGGACCGCGAAAGACCCTATAATTTATTTACCAGTTCTGATGTTTTGCGTCAGACGGCCAAGAAACTTAATTTGCCTCGGTCACCTCAGCCCCCCAAAAGAACCATGTTGACTTCTGAAACGGAAATTAAAGGAGAAAATGCCAAAACTATAACTGTTTTTTATGCACATAAGGATAGTATGGCTAATTTTGTTTATCAGCAAGAAAGGCAGGTTTTTGAACGGTTTACAGCAGACAATGAACCTTATCTAACTTATGCTGGTGAACATTTACAAGTAGCCAATGTGATTGTGCAAATTGTACCCTATTGTTATACTGATGGTGATGGTCATTTACAGTTAATTATGCATGGTGAAGGACAAGCCTTGATTTTTCGGCAGGGTAAGGTTGTCGAAGGGGTATGGAGAAAGAAGCCAGATGGTTTTACGGAATTTGTGGATTCCCATGGTAAAACCATTCCACTTATAGAAGGACCTACATGGATTTCTGTTGTACCCCGGGGCATGCGAATAGATTATTAA
- the cdd gene encoding cytidine deaminase, which yields MEELIKAAKKARLRAYAPYSDWQVGAALKSKEGKIYSGCNIENASYGLSMCAERVALFKAVSEGVTDFEALVLVSDREEPAAPCGACRQVLAEFALTLPVFLVNLQEKVIRTTVEELLPAVFWFKK from the coding sequence ATGGAGGAATTAATCAAGGCAGCTAAAAAGGCTCGTTTAAGAGCTTATGCCCCTTATTCTGATTGGCAGGTGGGGGCAGCCTTAAAAAGTAAAGAGGGTAAAATTTATAGTGGTTGTAATATTGAAAATGCGTCTTATGGATTGAGTATGTGTGCCGAAAGGGTAGCCCTTTTTAAGGCTGTTTCGGAAGGGGTTACCGATTTTGAAGCTTTGGTGTTAGTTAGCGATCGAGAAGAACCGGCAGCACCGTGTGGAGCTTGTAGACAGGTTTTAGCAGAATTTGCTTTAACTCTGCCGGTATTTTTGGTTAACTTGCAGGAGAAAGTAATAAGGACCACTGTGGAGGAATTGTTACCGGCAGTTTTTTGGTTTAAAAAATAG
- a CDS encoding GTPase Era, which yields MQNDFRSGFIALLGRTNAGKSTLLNKLIGQKIAIVSDKPQTTRNKIVGVLSKPEYQIVFLDTPGIHKPRHQLGQMMVSTAFKTLEGVDLIYYLIDVSVPFGSGESFLIARLQKVTTPIFLLLNKIDLLPKEELLPLIDFYRQQREWTEIVPLSALKGENVEPLLAATLKYLPEGPKYYPEDVVTDQPEKIVAAEIIREKVLKLTHEEVPHSVAVVVEVLEERTATLIYVGATIFVERNSQKAILIGKQGQMLKQIGILARKELEEIWGAALYLDLWVKVSPAWREKEHYLRNFGYLPD from the coding sequence ATGCAGAATGATTTTCGTTCAGGATTTATTGCTTTACTCGGAAGAACAAATGCCGGTAAGTCTACACTGTTAAATAAATTGATCGGACAAAAAATAGCTATTGTTTCTGATAAACCACAGACTACACGTAATAAAATTGTGGGAGTTTTAAGCAAACCGGAATATCAAATAGTTTTTTTGGATACTCCTGGTATTCATAAACCGCGTCATCAATTAGGTCAAATGATGGTTAGTACTGCCTTTAAAACATTAGAGGGGGTTGATCTGATTTATTACTTAATTGATGTTTCTGTGCCCTTTGGTTCTGGTGAGTCTTTTTTAATCGCAAGATTGCAAAAAGTAACTACACCAATTTTTTTATTATTAAACAAAATTGATTTACTACCTAAGGAAGAATTATTGCCTTTGATTGATTTTTACCGTCAGCAAAGAGAATGGACGGAAATAGTACCTCTTTCGGCATTAAAAGGGGAAAATGTGGAGCCCTTGTTGGCAGCTACCCTTAAATATTTACCAGAAGGACCTAAATATTATCCGGAAGATGTAGTTACTGATCAGCCCGAAAAAATTGTTGCTGCCGAAATAATTCGGGAAAAAGTACTTAAATTAACCCATGAAGAAGTACCACATTCGGTAGCAGTAGTAGTTGAGGTTCTTGAGGAAAGGACGGCTACTTTGATTTATGTAGGGGCAACAATTTTTGTGGAACGCAATTCTCAAAAAGCGATTTTAATTGGTAAACAAGGGCAGATGTTAAAACAAATTGGTATCTTGGCACGTAAAGAATTAGAAGAAATTTGGGGTGCGGCTCTTTATTTGGATTTATGGGTAAAGGTTTCTCCGGCTTGGCGTGAAAAAGAGCATTACCTGCGTAATTTTGGTTATTTACCTGATTAG
- the deoC gene encoding deoxyribose-phosphate aldolase — MFTLEEVAGKIEQTLLKPTAGKKDYQSLVETAKKYGFKAVCVPSYYVPFCVEQLSDSAVQVVSVVGFPLGTCLTEVKIYEAQRAFLSGARGVDVVINMGALKAGSDQAVLKDLQGVVKEAAKFMDKEVKVIIETGLLTEEEIKRACALVIKAGADYVKTSTGFNCRGAVLEDLYLIKALVGETVKIKASGGISTWAEAHEFLKAGANCLGTSNGVRIIEEFLAK; from the coding sequence TTGTTTACTTTAGAGGAAGTTGCCGGTAAAATTGAGCAGACACTTTTAAAACCAACTGCTGGGAAAAAGGATTACCAAAGCTTAGTTGAGACAGCAAAAAAATATGGATTTAAGGCGGTGTGTGTGCCTTCTTATTATGTGCCCTTTTGTGTGGAACAGTTAAGTGATTCGGCGGTACAGGTGGTTTCGGTGGTAGGTTTTCCTTTAGGTACTTGTTTAACAGAAGTCAAGATCTATGAAGCCCAAAGGGCTTTTTTAAGTGGTGCCAGGGGAGTGGATGTGGTTATTAATATGGGGGCTTTAAAGGCAGGATCTGATCAGGCTGTTTTAAAAGATTTACAAGGTGTAGTCAAAGAAGCAGCCAAATTTATGGATAAAGAAGTTAAGGTAATTATTGAAACTGGTTTATTGACTGAGGAAGAAATTAAACGAGCTTGTGCCTTGGTGATTAAAGCTGGTGCAGATTATGTAAAAACATCGACTGGTTTTAATTGTCGAGGTGCTGTTTTAGAAGATTTATATTTAATCAAAGCTTTGGTTGGTGAAACAGTGAAAATTAAGGCTTCAGGAGGAATTAGTACTTGGGCTGAGGCTCATGAATTTTTAAAAGCGGGAGCGAATTGTTTAGGAACAAGTAATGGGGTAAGGATCATTGAAGAATTTCTGGCTAAATAA
- the recO gene encoding DNA repair protein RecO: MRLYKTETLVLRSVKYREADSLLTLLTKEKGKVKAIAKGVRKINSRLRGGVQLFTHNQMLLYHGRNLHTVTQSECLEAFAPLQKNMATLTAACYWCELLDTFLPWEEKESDLFALALAGFHLIALENSSLVIRGLEIKLLAALGYQPILNHCVVCGQALKEGQMIFFSPAGGGTLCAHCQTEVGLSLTWEVLKTWQLFQEMPFSKFMRLKISQGGLEILNRLLEKYLEYQLDYPLKSRTILEKMWLG, translated from the coding sequence ATGAGGTTATATAAAACAGAAACTTTAGTTTTAAGGAGTGTTAAATATCGAGAAGCAGATAGTTTACTTACTTTATTGACAAAAGAAAAAGGAAAAGTAAAGGCGATTGCCAAAGGGGTAAGGAAAATAAATAGTCGCCTGCGGGGTGGTGTGCAATTATTTACACATAATCAAATGCTTTTATATCATGGTCGAAATTTGCACACTGTTACCCAAAGTGAGTGCTTGGAAGCTTTTGCACCCTTACAAAAAAACATGGCTACTCTTACCGCGGCTTGCTATTGGTGTGAATTATTGGATACTTTTCTTCCTTGGGAGGAAAAAGAGTCGGATTTATTTGCATTAGCTTTGGCGGGATTTCATTTGATAGCATTGGAAAATAGTAGTTTAGTGATACGCGGTTTGGAAATAAAGCTATTGGCTGCTTTAGGATATCAGCCTATTTTAAATCATTGTGTTGTTTGTGGTCAGGCTTTAAAAGAGGGACAGATGATTTTTTTTTCACCGGCTGGAGGCGGCACCCTTTGTGCCCACTGTCAAACAGAGGTCGGTCTTTCTTTGACATGGGAAGTGTTAAAAACATGGCAATTATTTCAGGAAATGCCTTTTAGTAAATTTATGAGATTAAAGATTAGTCAAGGTGGTTTAGAAATTTTAAACCGCTTATTGGAAAAATATTTGGAATATCAATTGGATTATCCTTTAAAATCGCGGACAATTTTGGAAAAAATGTGGTTAGGGTAA
- a CDS encoding DUF4342 domain-containing protein: MMDELKKIDLLRERLGISYKEARDALEEAEGDVVQALVDLEKVHRNWDEKLEEKGREIMAYIKEIIKQGNVTKVRLKKQAETVLEIPATVGFLSLGGMFLSPLLALLGVAGTVAAVIKDYTLEVERPDGRVEKHNLNFLKENKSKE; this comes from the coding sequence GTGATGGATGAATTGAAAAAAATTGATTTATTACGTGAAAGACTGGGGATTTCGTATAAAGAAGCACGGGATGCCTTGGAAGAGGCTGAGGGAGATGTAGTACAGGCTTTGGTTGATTTGGAAAAGGTACACCGCAATTGGGATGAAAAATTGGAGGAAAAAGGTCGGGAAATAATGGCCTATATTAAAGAAATTATTAAACAGGGTAATGTTACGAAAGTGAGATTAAAAAAACAGGCGGAAACTGTTTTGGAAATACCGGCTACTGTTGGTTTTTTAAGTTTGGGAGGTATGTTTTTAAGTCCATTGTTAGCCCTTTTAGGGGTGGCGGGGACTGTAGCCGCGGTAATAAAAGATTATACTTTGGAAGTGGAACGTCCTGATGGCCGGGTGGAAAAACATAATCTTAATTTTTTAAAGGAAAATAAGTCTAAAGAGTAA
- the glyQ gene encoding glycine--tRNA ligase subunit alpha, with product MNFQEIISCLHKFWDQQGCLLQQPYDVEKGAGTMNPATFLRVLGPEPWKVAYVEPSRRPTDGRYGKNPNRLQHYYQYQVILKPSPADVQDLFLQSLEALGIKLLEHDLRFVEDDWESPTLGAWGLGWEVWLDGMEVTQFTYFQQCGGLDCRPVSVEITYGLERLAMFIQEKESVYDIEWAPEITYGQVHYQSEIDYSVYNFEVADSQLLFNLFTAYEKEARRILKKGLVQPAYDYILKCSHVFNLLDARGAISVTERTGFITRVRQLARLCAQAYVKQREDLEFPLLKRRGL from the coding sequence ATGAATTTCCAAGAAATTATTAGTTGCTTGCATAAATTTTGGGATCAACAAGGTTGTTTATTACAACAGCCTTATGATGTGGAAAAAGGGGCGGGGACCATGAATCCGGCGACTTTTTTGAGGGTATTGGGACCTGAACCATGGAAGGTAGCTTATGTGGAACCATCACGGCGACCAACAGATGGACGTTATGGCAAGAATCCTAATCGCCTGCAGCATTATTATCAGTATCAAGTAATTTTAAAACCTTCCCCGGCTGATGTTCAAGATCTTTTTTTGCAGAGTTTGGAGGCTTTGGGAATAAAGCTTTTGGAGCATGATTTGCGTTTTGTGGAAGATGATTGGGAATCACCTACTTTGGGTGCCTGGGGATTAGGGTGGGAAGTTTGGTTAGATGGGATGGAAGTAACCCAGTTTACTTATTTTCAACAATGTGGAGGTTTGGATTGTCGTCCGGTTTCTGTAGAAATAACTTATGGTTTGGAGCGTCTGGCCATGTTTATTCAAGAAAAAGAAAGTGTTTACGATATTGAGTGGGCACCGGAAATTACTTATGGTCAAGTCCATTATCAAAGTGAAATTGATTATTCTGTTTATAATTTTGAAGTGGCAGATTCGCAATTATTATTTAATCTTTTTACTGCTTATGAAAAAGAAGCGCGGCGAATTTTGAAAAAAGGGCTGGTTCAACCAGCATATGATTATATTTTGAAGTGTTCACATGTGTTTAATCTTTTAGATGCCCGGGGAGCGATTAGTGTTACGGAAAGAACGGGATTTATAACACGGGTAAGGCAATTGGCACGTTTATGTGCTCAAGCTTATGTTAAACAGCGTGAAGACTTGGAATTTCCACTGCTAAAAAGGAGGGGGCTTTAA